In Rothia mucilaginosa, one genomic interval encodes:
- a CDS encoding YncE family protein, translating to MTSSPKPSRKLLAIAGALSVIAGSFATVPATFAANVSASVPGGNSQNSTEECRHIAVSATQYQGLPGQYQLAYSAATSSLYTSFSSGRPPILTGGVGAWNVASTPSLATVYQFPTTDFIGRGATAPSGKQIESPYGIAYDEATGYVWVTQTRVNKVSVIDPATNKIVWSSAEGDVNHPREVRIDPSSGKIFVSGSGGISVFDTTLRALVKKIEFTDAKGESDIAMNMHVDSADGKLYVPSLSAGTLKVINTKSYEVEKTIQLHKENAEAALNPSDVTIDKSLKEIYVSSQGDRKGANSGITVYDLETGAYKKTIPFGTQALALASDEARDLLYVTDYGTGNVGVVDARTGTVVSQVSTGATSGANDVLVTADGSAYAVARSIEGASAIETDYTIDKTTGEYRTSSTEPKGKDNADSPIVPGVMVKINTTVETTAKPAAQTSSEELVKTYADGAKLYATKDWTTGETLKLRGEGFKTQDGSKGSVLAVKLNKGRISAKEEPKFNGADGNSAGVWAYIQADEKGNFTAELPYPTTENSNLKENLKSGDKVSVFLLSGSMVEGDTARGGEALSATVAEKKAETAETCAPAETTQVAATPSGVTTTYPAGTKLSLPDSNEPTPAPSESAKPEPTTPAPSESAKPEPTTPAPSESAKPEPTTPAPSESAKPEPSTPAPSESAESNEVVHEYKDGAKVYFPKTWDGQKLTFRGEGFKTRDGKGSIIAVKLNKGAISAKEEPKLEGVEGNSAGVWAYIKADENGNFTATIDRPTVANSNLTEELKTGDSVAIYLLSGSLAENDNVRGGVAAEYTFSIENQAPAPKVSEPKASESANAPVTNPSAPADSKEQAKDQPAKDQSKAPVDSLKSETQKKDSTAPKTSGSSSQNVTSSSNGSTSSKSSLANTGASGVVVAAGIGVLALVVGATVLVARRRKA from the coding sequence ATGACTTCTTCACCCAAGCCCTCACGTAAGCTGCTCGCCATTGCTGGCGCACTTTCCGTTATTGCAGGCTCTTTTGCTACCGTTCCCGCTACCTTTGCGGCAAACGTCTCCGCATCTGTTCCCGGTGGGAACTCGCAGAACTCTACTGAGGAATGCCGCCACATCGCAGTAAGCGCTACCCAGTACCAGGGTCTGCCCGGCCAGTACCAGCTGGCATACTCGGCAGCAACCTCCTCCCTCTACACTTCCTTCTCCTCCGGACGCCCGCCGATTCTGACCGGTGGCGTTGGCGCCTGGAACGTTGCATCCACCCCGAGCCTTGCCACTGTCTACCAGTTCCCGACCACGGACTTTATTGGACGTGGTGCTACTGCACCGAGCGGTAAGCAGATTGAATCTCCCTACGGTATTGCCTACGACGAAGCAACCGGATACGTATGGGTGACCCAGACCCGCGTCAACAAGGTATCCGTCATCGATCCCGCGACCAACAAGATTGTTTGGAGCAGCGCAGAAGGTGACGTCAACCACCCGCGTGAGGTACGCATCGACCCCTCTAGCGGTAAGATCTTTGTCTCTGGCTCCGGTGGCATTAGCGTCTTCGACACTACCCTGCGCGCACTGGTCAAGAAGATTGAATTCACCGACGCCAAGGGCGAATCTGACATCGCAATGAACATGCACGTAGACTCCGCTGATGGCAAGCTCTACGTGCCCTCCCTGAGCGCCGGCACCCTGAAGGTGATCAACACCAAGAGCTACGAGGTCGAGAAGACCATTCAGCTGCACAAGGAAAACGCTGAAGCTGCTCTGAACCCCTCAGACGTCACTATTGACAAGTCCCTGAAGGAAATCTACGTCAGCTCCCAGGGTGACCGTAAGGGCGCTAACTCCGGTATCACCGTCTACGACCTGGAAACCGGCGCCTACAAGAAGACCATTCCTTTCGGCACCCAGGCCCTCGCCCTCGCCTCCGACGAAGCCCGTGACCTGCTGTACGTGACCGATTACGGCACCGGTAACGTCGGTGTTGTTGATGCACGAACCGGCACCGTTGTTTCTCAGGTGTCTACCGGCGCAACTAGCGGCGCAAATGATGTTCTGGTCACTGCAGACGGTAGCGCATACGCTGTAGCACGCAGCATCGAAGGCGCTTCCGCTATTGAAACTGACTACACCATCGATAAGACCACCGGCGAATACCGCACCTCTAGCACCGAGCCCAAGGGTAAGGACAACGCAGATTCCCCGATCGTTCCCGGCGTCATGGTGAAGATTAACACCACCGTTGAAACCACCGCAAAGCCTGCCGCACAGACTTCTTCTGAAGAACTGGTGAAGACCTACGCCGACGGCGCTAAGCTGTACGCTACGAAGGACTGGACCACCGGCGAAACCCTGAAGCTGCGTGGTGAAGGCTTTAAGACTCAGGACGGTTCAAAGGGTTCCGTACTCGCCGTCAAGCTGAACAAGGGCCGCATCTCCGCGAAGGAAGAGCCGAAGTTCAACGGCGCTGATGGCAACAGCGCAGGCGTCTGGGCTTACATCCAGGCAGATGAGAAGGGTAACTTCACCGCTGAGCTGCCGTACCCGACCACTGAGAACTCCAACCTGAAGGAAAACCTGAAGAGCGGCGATAAGGTATCGGTCTTCCTGCTCTCCGGCTCCATGGTTGAAGGCGATACCGCACGTGGCGGTGAAGCACTCTCCGCAACTGTTGCAGAGAAGAAGGCAGAGACCGCTGAGACCTGCGCACCGGCAGAAACTACCCAGGTTGCTGCTACTCCTTCTGGCGTGACTACCACTTACCCCGCCGGTACTAAGCTGAGCCTGCCTGATAGCAACGAGCCCACCCCGGCTCCGAGTGAGTCTGCTAAGCCTGAGCCGACTACTCCGGCACCGAGTGAGTCTGCTAAGCCCGAGCCGACTACTCCGGCACCGAGCGAGTCTGCTAAGCCCGAGCCGACTACTCCGGCTCCGAGCGAGTCCGCTAAGCCCGAACCCAGCACCCCTGCACCCTCCGAAAGTGCAGAGTCCAATGAAGTTGTACACGAGTACAAGGACGGCGCTAAGGTTTACTTCCCCAAGACCTGGGACGGCCAGAAGCTGACCTTCCGTGGTGAAGGCTTCAAGACTCGGGATGGCAAGGGCTCCATTATCGCCGTCAAGCTGAACAAGGGCGCTATTTCTGCGAAGGAAGAGCCTAAGCTCGAAGGCGTTGAAGGCAATAGTGCAGGCGTCTGGGCTTACATCAAGGCGGACGAAAACGGTAACTTCACTGCAACTATCGACCGCCCCACCGTGGCAAACTCTAACCTGACTGAAGAACTGAAGACCGGCGATAGCGTTGCTATCTACCTGCTCTCCGGTTCTCTGGCAGAGAACGATAATGTACGTGGTGGTGTGGCTGCAGAATACACCTTCAGCATCGAGAACCAGGCACCTGCGCCGAAGGTCTCAGAACCGAAGGCATCCGAGTCGGCTAACGCACCTGTAACTAACCCCTCTGCACCTGCAGATTCCAAGGAACAGGCAAAGGACCAGCCTGCTAAGGATCAGTCCAAGGCTCCCGTGGATTCTCTGAAGTCCGAGACCCAGAAGAAGGACAGCACCGCCCCGAAGACCTCCGGCTCTTCGTCGCAGAATGTCACCTCTTCCAGCAACGGCTCCACCTCTTCGAAGTCTTCACTGGCTAACACCGGTGCTTCGGGCGTCGTAGTTGCAGCCGGAATTGGTGTCCTTGCCCTGGTCGTTGGTGCAACTGTGCTGGTAGCACGTCGCCGCAAGGCATAG
- a CDS encoding YncE family protein, whose translation MLPSAAGEEQKNTLDTKRFSVDRSAGLAGQYQVAYNPEENVLFVSGSFNHTKTHGTLCATIARINADTLQIEKTAVLPAIPENKPELENLFQIQAAYGLAVDNQRGLLWTGGTRTNSVTAYSQKDLSLVWDSLTLGVEMLTPRELYVAPNGAVLVTGMGGYQVISASTAERERTVSPLQGEGPAMLLGPVADEARSRLYIPNILRDEIWVVDMNTWGLVHRLPVTGGEDANTPVGVHGVEIDSTRGELYVSAQGREGKNGGLYVLSFEGEHLAYLPFGKMPTDILLDAERHLLYVADFGGKGESAVAGGGTITVIDTLNRTIIETLQVAPTRINHQVLLGDGSVIAIDKAGDYPAAEVPYVLDARSGEYYEAAEENRPGEDPRPIVRDGIAKVYLS comes from the coding sequence ATGCTTCCCTCGGCTGCTGGAGAAGAACAGAAGAATACGCTGGATACCAAGCGTTTTTCCGTAGATCGTTCTGCGGGACTCGCCGGTCAATATCAGGTGGCATACAACCCTGAAGAGAACGTTCTTTTTGTGAGCGGAAGCTTCAACCATACAAAGACCCACGGCACTCTCTGCGCCACAATTGCTCGTATCAACGCAGATACCCTGCAAATTGAGAAGACGGCTGTTCTGCCTGCTATCCCGGAAAATAAACCCGAGCTAGAAAACCTCTTCCAGATTCAAGCTGCCTATGGTCTAGCTGTAGACAATCAGCGAGGGCTTCTTTGGACCGGAGGAACCCGTACAAACTCGGTAACTGCATACTCCCAAAAAGACCTATCGCTCGTATGGGATTCTCTCACTCTAGGGGTGGAGATGCTGACGCCGCGTGAGCTATACGTTGCACCCAACGGTGCCGTACTCGTTACCGGAATGGGGGGTTACCAGGTAATCTCTGCATCCACCGCGGAGAGGGAACGCACGGTTAGTCCCCTTCAAGGGGAAGGCCCCGCCATGCTGCTAGGACCCGTAGCGGATGAAGCTCGTAGCCGTCTGTACATCCCGAATATTTTGCGAGATGAAATCTGGGTTGTGGATATGAATACCTGGGGTCTCGTGCACAGACTGCCCGTAACTGGTGGGGAAGACGCCAATACTCCAGTTGGCGTTCACGGCGTAGAGATTGATTCGACCCGTGGTGAACTTTATGTCTCTGCACAAGGACGCGAGGGTAAAAATGGTGGTCTATACGTTCTGAGTTTTGAGGGCGAGCACCTCGCTTATCTTCCCTTCGGTAAAATGCCCACCGATATCTTGCTCGATGCAGAACGTCATCTGCTGTACGTCGCTGATTTTGGAGGTAAGGGAGAGTCTGCAGTTGCCGGTGGTGGAACCATTACCGTCATTGACACGCTCAATCGAACCATCATCGAGACCTTGCAGGTAGCCCCGACCCGTATTAATCACCAGGTCCTGCTGGGAGACGGGAGCGTCATTGCTATCGACAAGGCGGGTGACTACCCCGCAGCTGAGGTACCCTACGTGTTGGATGCGCGCTCTGGCGAATACTACGAGGCAGCGGAAGAAAACCGGCCGGGAGAAGATCCTCGTCCTATCGTTCGTGACGGTATCGCGAAAGTATATCTGTCCTAG
- the rplN gene encoding 50S ribosomal protein L14, with translation MIQQESRLKVADNTGAKEILTIRVLGGSSRRYAGIGDIIVATVKDAIPGGTVKKGDVVKAVVVRTKKETRRPDGSYIKFDENSAVILKNTDGDPRGTRIFGPVGRELRDKKFMKIVSLAPEVL, from the coding sequence ATGATTCAGCAGGAGTCGCGACTGAAGGTCGCCGACAACACTGGTGCGAAGGAAATCCTGACCATCCGTGTTCTCGGTGGTTCCTCGCGTCGCTACGCAGGCATTGGCGACATCATTGTCGCAACCGTCAAGGATGCAATCCCCGGCGGTACCGTAAAGAAGGGTGACGTTGTCAAGGCAGTCGTCGTCCGCACCAAGAAGGAAACCCGTCGTCCCGACGGCTCCTACATCAAGTTCGACGAGAACTCCGCAGTGATCCTGAAGAACACTGATGGTGATCCCCGTGGTACCCGTATCTTCGGCCCCGTGGGTCGTGAGCTTCGCGACAAGAAGTTCATGAAGATCGTTTCGCTGGCTCCGGAGGTGCTCTAA
- the rplX gene encoding 50S ribosomal protein L24 produces MAKIKSGDLVQVISGADKGKQGKVLKVLPKENRVIVEGIKVVTKHTKANPLTGAAGGIQKVEAPIHVSNVAIVDPETKKPTRVGFRLETVERDGKERTVRVRVAKRSGKDI; encoded by the coding sequence ATGGCTAAGATCAAGTCCGGCGACCTGGTTCAGGTTATTTCCGGTGCAGATAAGGGCAAGCAGGGCAAGGTTCTGAAGGTTCTCCCCAAGGAAAACCGCGTGATTGTTGAGGGCATCAAGGTCGTCACCAAGCACACCAAGGCTAACCCCCTGACCGGCGCAGCAGGCGGCATTCAGAAGGTTGAGGCACCGATCCACGTTTCTAACGTTGCGATTGTTGACCCCGAGACCAAGAAGCCGACCCGTGTTGGTTTCCGCCTCGAGACTGTAGAGCGTGACGGCAAGGAGCGCACCGTTCGCGTGCGCGTTGCTAAGCGTTCGGGTAAGGACATCTAA
- the rplE gene encoding 50S ribosomal protein L5, translating into MTETKITPRFKTKYAEVVVPALQEEFKYENVMQTPKIVKVVVNMGVGEAARDAKLMDGAIRDLTAITGQKPIVTRAKKSIAQFKLREGMPIGAHVTLRGDRMWEFLDRLVTLALPRIRDFRGLSDRQFDGNGNYTFGLTEQSMFHEIDQDSIDRVRGMDITVVTSAKTDEEGRAILKALGFPFKTN; encoded by the coding sequence ATGACCGAAACCAAGATCACCCCCCGCTTCAAGACCAAGTACGCTGAGGTCGTCGTTCCCGCTCTGCAGGAAGAGTTCAAGTACGAGAACGTCATGCAGACCCCGAAGATCGTTAAGGTCGTCGTAAACATGGGTGTTGGCGAGGCAGCTCGCGACGCAAAGCTCATGGACGGCGCAATCCGCGATCTCACCGCAATCACCGGTCAGAAGCCGATTGTTACCCGCGCTAAGAAGTCCATCGCACAGTTCAAGCTGCGCGAAGGTATGCCCATCGGTGCACACGTCACCCTGCGTGGCGACCGCATGTGGGAATTCCTGGACCGCCTCGTCACCCTGGCACTGCCCCGAATCCGCGACTTCCGCGGCCTCTCGGACCGCCAGTTCGACGGTAACGGTAACTACACCTTCGGTCTGACCGAGCAGTCCATGTTCCACGAAATCGATCAGGACTCGATCGACCGCGTGCGTGGTATGGACATCACCGTGGTGACCTCCGCGAAGACCGACGAAGAAGGCCGTGCAATCCTGAAGGCACTGGGCTTCCCGTTCAAGACCAACTAA